The genomic stretch GCGGTGCTCGGGGTCGTCCAGGTAGCGGTGCTCCTCGGGGTTGACGTACTGCACGGTGCCGCCGCCGGGCGTCGCCGGCACCGAGTTGTGGAACAGGTGGCGCTTGGCGATCAGCACGCCGGGCGTGCCCGGGCCGCCGATGAACTTGTGCGGCGACAGGAACACCGCGTCCTTGTAGATCAGGTCGCCGTCGGGCCGGTCGTCAGCCATGTTCATCTCGATGCGCACGTACGGCCCGGCCGCGGCGAAGTCCCACAGCGCGTAGGCGCCGTGGCGGTGCAAGAGCGCGCCGATCGCGCGGGTGTCCGAGCCGATGCCGGTCACGTTCGACGCGGCCGAGAAGCTGCCGATCTTGAGCGGGCGATCGGCGTAGCGGCGCAGCTCGTCCTCGAGCTCGCCCAGATCGACGTGGCCGTCGGCGTCCTCACCGATCGTGATCACGTCGGCGATCGACTCGCGCCACGGCAGCTCGTTCGAGTGGTGCTCGTACGGGCCGATGAACACCACCGGCCGGGCCGCCGCCGGGATCTGATCGGTCAGGTGGAAGCGCGCGTCGAGATCGGCCGGCAGCCGCAGGTTGAGGATGTCGATCAGCTTGTTGATCGCGCCGGTCGCGCCCGAGCCGCAGAAGATCACGACGTCGTCGGGGCCGCCACCCACCGCGGCCTTGATGATCGCCCGGGCCTCCTCGCGGAAGCGGGTGGTCTGCAGGCCGGTGCCCGAGGTCTCGGTGTGGGTGTTGGCGTAGAGCGGCATCACCTGCGTGCGGATGAAGTCCTCGATGAACGTCAGCGACCGCCCCGACGCGGTGTAGTCGGCGTAGGTCACGCGCCGCGACCCGTAGGGCCCGTCGAGGGCGCTGTCGTCGCCGATGATGGCGCTGCGGATGGTCTCGATCAGGCGGTCACTGGCGGACATCTCCAACCGGTGTATCGCAAAGCCGCCGCCGCCGCGATGGCCACGGCCCTGCCGCGGTGCGTCAGCCGACCTGGGCCAGCTCGTCGAACTGGCCGAGATCGACCACGAACCCGCCGGCGCCGCGATCCTCGACGATGTCGGCCGGGCGCGCGCCCCAGGCGATCGCGCTCGCGTCGTAGGCGGTCCGGGCGTGGACGGTCTGCAGCGTCGTCTCGTCGACCCCGGTCACCGACACCAGCAGCTCGGCCTCGATCGCGGCCAGCGACGCGGCGGTCGCGCCGGCCAGCGGACTGGTCGCGTCGATCGTGTGCATCACGGTCCAGGCCCGCGCCAGCGCCGGCGCGCGATCGCGGACCAGCGTCAGATCGACCTGCGGGTAGAACGTCTCGCCCTCGCGGGTCACGTGGGTGCGGCTGTAGACCACGCGGATCTGGGCCTCGACGATGCTGTTGCCGCGCATGTTGCCGATGCGCAGGCGCAGGGTCGGCTGGCCGTCGAACGGCGCGATCGTCGGGTGGCGCGCGAACCGGATCCGCGCGGTCGAGCGCGAGTACTTCGCGAAGACGATGCCGGTGGCCAGCGCGGTGGCCAGCAGGCTGGCGATCGACTCGATCGCGACCGCGACGTTGGCCGCGGTCGTCGTCGGCGTCATGCCACCGTAGCCGATCGTGCCCGCGGTCTGGATGCTGAAGAAGAAGCAGTCGCCGAAGCCGTGGACGTTGGCGACGCCGCCGATCGCCCAGTAGACGAGCGCGAACACCAGGTTCAGCGCCACCATGGCCACGGCCAGGCCGCCGAGGGCGAACCACCACGGCCGGATCAGCAGCGCGTGGTACAGGTCCTGGAGCGGACGCCGACGGTCCCCGAGCAGGATCAACCTGGGCGCGGGCGCGGGCGGGCCGGGCATGACGCATCATCGATCCCGCGGCCGCGCGGGCAAGTTTTGCCCCGGCGCCGCCGACCTCTGCGACACTGCCCGCCATGCGTCGCCTGCTCGGTCCGTGTGCGGTCCTGGGGCTCCTGCTCGGGTGCGGCGACGACGGCGGCCCGACGCCGCCGCCGACCAGCGTCTCGGTCGGGGCCGTGACGATCACGACCGACCCGCTCGCGATCACGATCGCGCCCCCGGCCGGCGGGACGATCACCCGCGCCCAGTTCCTCGAGGTGGCCACGGTGCCGGCGATCGATCCCGGCCACTACTACGACCCGCGCGCCACCGGGGTCGACCCGCTGACCTGGACCCGACCGGCCCGCGCGACCGCGCTGACCGCCGACGGGTGGCTGGTGCTCGAGGGCGGCGTCCGGCTCCGGCTCGAGGCCGGCGCCGGCGCCCAGGACGCGACCCTGCTGGTCGACGCCGCGGCGGTGGCCGACGCGGTGCTCACGCGGGTGACATTGCCGATGGCGGCCGACGAGCCGATCTACGGTTTCGGGGAGAGCTTCGGCGGCGCCCGGGCCACCGGCCAGATCCGCGAGGCCCAGTTCCGGGTCGACGGCGACAGCGAGTCCGGGCTCAACGAGGCCCACGTGCCGGTGCCGCTGGCGCTGTGGCCCCGGCGCGGCCTGGGCCTGTTCGTGCGCGATCGCCGGGTCGGCGCGTTCGACGTCGGCGCGACCGCGCCCGACGCGCTGGCGTCGACGTTCGGCCTGCCCGAGCGCGGCCCGCTGGCGTTCGAGCTGTTCGTCGCCGACGCGCCGCTCGCGCTGGTCCGCCGCTACGTCGCCGGCACCGCGCGGCCGGCGGTGCCGCCGCGGTGGGCGCTGGCGCCGCAGCAGTGGCGCAACGAGCACCGGTCGAGCGACGAGGTCAGGGACGACGCCCAGCAGATGCGCGCGCTGGGGATCCCCGGCTCGACCCTGTGGATCGATAACCCGTGGCAGACCGGCTACAACACGTTCGTCTTCGACGAGGCCCGCTTCGTCGGCGTCGACGCGCTCCTGGCCGAGCTGCGCGGCCTCGGCTACCGGGTCGTGGTGTGGTCGACGCCGTACCTGCTGCCGTCGGGCGCGACCGCCGACGACTACCGCGCCGCCGACGCGGCCGGGCTGTTCGTGCAGGACGACGGCGGCCGCACGATGCCGTTCCCGTGGAACGCCGGCCCGGTCGG from Myxococcales bacterium encodes the following:
- a CDS encoding ATP-sensitive inward rectifier potassium channel 10; amino-acid sequence: MPGPPAPAPRLILLGDRRRPLQDLYHALLIRPWWFALGGLAVAMVALNLVFALVYWAIGGVANVHGFGDCFFFSIQTAGTIGYGGMTPTTTAANVAVAIESIASLLATALATGIVFAKYSRSTARIRFARHPTIAPFDGQPTLRLRIGNMRGNSIVEAQIRVVYSRTHVTREGETFYPQVDLTLVRDRAPALARAWTVMHTIDATSPLAGATAASLAAIEAELLVSVTGVDETTLQTVHARTAYDASAIAWGARPADIVEDRGAGGFVVDLGQFDELAQVG
- a CDS encoding aminotransferase class V-fold PLP-dependent enzyme — protein: MSASDRLIETIRSAIIGDDSALDGPYGSRRVTYADYTASGRSLTFIEDFIRTQVMPLYANTHTETSGTGLQTTRFREEARAIIKAAVGGGPDDVVIFCGSGATGAINKLIDILNLRLPADLDARFHLTDQIPAAARPVVFIGPYEHHSNELPWRESIADVITIGEDADGHVDLGELEDELRRYADRPLKIGSFSAASNVTGIGSDTRAIGALLHRHGAYALWDFAAAGPYVRIEMNMADDRPDGDLIYKDAVFLSPHKFIGGPGTPGVLIAKRHLFHNSVPATPGGGTVQYVNPEEHRYLDDPEHREEGGTPAIIESIRAGLVFQLKEAVGWETIRTREHEFIERAIASWTANPDLLILGNHDAWRLSIVSFVVRHRDAYLHHNFVVALLNDLFGIQARGGCSCAGPYGHRLLGIDLATSKEFEREIVRGCEGIKPGWVRVNFNYFLSETQFQYLIDAIHLIATDGWKFLPDYTFCPETGLWRHRRGRPDATMRLADVTYRTGRMEYRSRHATEPESALGGYLEEARRLVAARSAGVAADAMTPGPEAERTVDFEALRWFPLPTEIAAELTGQVASPCPRPSFKR